The following coding sequences are from one Caloranaerobacter sp. TR13 window:
- the hemW gene encoding radical SAM family heme chaperone HemW has product MNELGIYIHIPFCISKCFYCDFNSYTDKSYIIEDYIKYLKKEIDLYSVELKDYKVKTIFIGGGTPSSIDSKFLCDIVNHIYKKFDISTSIEFTIEANPKTLNKYKLNDYKNLGINRISLGLQSFNDNLLKSIGRIHTAKDFLESYDLIRKFGFDNVNIDVMFNLPGQTIEDVVDTLKKVIALKTEHISFYSLKIEEGTLFYKLYNESRLNLPDEDIERDMYYKGIELLEDNNFIHYEISNFAKPGYECKHNLIYWNVKPYLGLGLSAHSNINSKRWSNFGDFKRYFKCLNEDSLPIEESEKIDIEMEMAEFMILGLRLIKGIKKSDFKNRFGLNVEDIYGSQLKSLEDKGLIENKEEYIRLTKRGIDLSNLVFAELLP; this is encoded by the coding sequence ATGAATGAATTAGGAATATACATTCATATACCATTTTGTATAAGCAAATGTTTTTATTGTGATTTTAATTCATATACAGATAAATCATATATTATTGAAGATTATATAAAATATTTAAAGAAAGAAATAGATTTGTACTCAGTTGAATTAAAAGATTATAAAGTTAAAACAATATTTATTGGAGGTGGAACACCTTCTAGTATAGATAGTAAATTTTTATGTGATATTGTAAATCATATTTATAAAAAGTTTGATATTTCTACGTCAATTGAATTTACAATAGAAGCAAATCCAAAAACATTAAATAAATATAAATTAAATGATTATAAAAATTTGGGAATAAACAGAATAAGTTTAGGTTTGCAGTCTTTCAATGATAATTTATTAAAGAGTATAGGCCGAATTCATACTGCTAAAGATTTTTTAGAAAGCTATGATTTAATAAGAAAGTTTGGTTTTGATAATGTTAATATAGATGTAATGTTTAATTTGCCAGGACAGACAATAGAAGATGTTGTTGATACATTGAAAAAAGTTATAGCACTAAAAACAGAACATATTTCATTTTATAGTTTAAAAATAGAAGAAGGGACATTGTTTTATAAACTATATAATGAATCTAGATTAAACTTACCTGATGAAGATATAGAAAGGGATATGTATTATAAAGGAATAGAATTATTAGAAGATAACAATTTTATACATTATGAAATATCCAATTTCGCCAAACCTGGTTATGAATGTAAGCATAACTTAATATATTGGAATGTAAAACCTTATCTTGGCTTAGGATTATCTGCTCATTCTAATATAAATAGTAAAAGATGGAGCAATTTTGGAGACTTTAAACGGTATTTTAAGTGTTTAAATGAAGATAGCTTACCTATTGAAGAAAGTGAAAAAATAGATATAGAAATGGAAATGGCAGAATTTATGATATTAGGTCTAAGATTAATCAAAGGAATAAAGAAATCAGACTTTAAAAATAGGTTTGGATTGAATGTAGAAGATATATATGGCAGTCAGTTAAAAAGTTTAGAAGATAAAGGTTTAATAGAAAATAAAGAAGAATATATTAGGTTAACAAAAAGAGGAATTGATTTATCCAACTTAGTTTTTGCAGAATTACTCCCTTAA
- the hrcA gene encoding heat-inducible transcriptional repressor HrcA: MILNDRKLKILQAIIHSYITNAEPVGSRTIAKKYNLGVSSATIRNEMSDLEELGYLLQPHTSAGRIPSDKAYRLYVDNLMQIKKITEEERKKIKLGLLKEIREIEQVIQNAAKILSKLTNYTSLAIAPQIRRSKLKRIQLIPIDEHKVLVVMVTDTGIVKNTVFRIGNGIKEEQLEKITNYLNSRLKGCSIEDINKNIETELVKEMYSLKNTIKDILPLINQSIDGMYEVDLFADGVTNIFNFPEYNDIAKAKSFISFIENKESVVDMLLKSGFHDIQITIGSENCYEEVSSCSLITATYSLNGKTIGKIGVIGPTRMDYSKVVSVVKSIAFDLNEILKNYFTL; the protein is encoded by the coding sequence ATGATATTGAATGATAGAAAGCTTAAAATCCTGCAGGCGATAATTCACAGTTATATTACAAATGCTGAGCCAGTAGGATCAAGAACTATTGCAAAAAAATATAATCTAGGAGTTAGTTCAGCTACTATACGAAATGAGATGTCAGATCTAGAAGAATTGGGATATTTACTACAGCCTCATACTTCAGCTGGAAGGATACCATCTGATAAAGCATACAGACTATATGTTGACAATTTAATGCAGATAAAGAAAATTACAGAAGAAGAAAGAAAAAAGATAAAACTAGGCTTACTTAAAGAAATAAGAGAAATAGAACAAGTTATACAAAATGCAGCTAAAATTTTATCTAAACTTACAAATTATACATCTTTAGCAATTGCTCCTCAAATAAGAAGAAGTAAATTAAAGAGAATACAACTAATACCTATAGATGAACATAAAGTATTAGTTGTTATGGTTACTGATACAGGAATAGTTAAAAATACAGTATTTAGAATTGGAAATGGTATAAAAGAAGAACAATTAGAAAAAATCACAAATTATTTAAATAGTAGACTAAAAGGATGTTCAATAGAAGATATAAATAAGAATATTGAAACAGAGCTTGTAAAAGAGATGTATAGTTTAAAAAATACGATAAAGGATATTTTACCATTAATAAATCAATCAATAGATGGTATGTACGAGGTAGATTTGTTTGCAGACGGTGTAACTAACATATTTAATTTTCCAGAGTATAATGATATTGCGAAAGCAAAAAGCTTTATATCATTTATAGAAAATAAGGAATCTGTAGTTGATATGCTTTTAAAGAGTGGATTCCATGACATTCAGATTACTATTGGTAGTGAAAATTGTTATGAAGAGGTAAGTAGCTGTAGTTTAATTACTGCAACATATAGTTTAAATGGCAAAACAATAGGCAAAATTGGTGTAATTGGACCTACAAGAATGGATTATTCAAAGGTAGTCTCTGTTGTCAAATCAATAGCTTTTGATTTAAATGAGATTTTGAAAAACTATTTTACATTATAA